The Pecten maximus unplaced genomic scaffold, xPecMax1.1, whole genome shotgun sequence DNA segment acctctgacctcaaaaCAATGCATTATTAAAAGTTGGCCCCAGATTAGtcctacaataatatatctttgaaattattttaactgttaccgTTTTGGAGCTATGGCCACTTAAGCAAAAtgagatatgacgtcatggcggccatcttggtttcttgacctacttgaagatgttgctgtcaccccttcaactcatgccatatacaataggcataactgacttggcataccttttaccattttcccacaatttgtgtgacaaaataaaatgcagaagaagaataataataataataataataataataaacagaacagaaacaataggtcttttcaccattttggtgaaaagccctaataataataaacataacagaaacaataggtcttttcaccacttaggtgaaaagccctaataaacataacagaaacaataggtcttttcaccacttaggtgaaaagccctaattaaaatttaagaaattctgaacataattgtaacttactaaaaatgtctaaaacaactatttcactttcaaaattaggtttagaaaaattaatcaaaacaaagcttaatttctcaaaaactgccattgagatggtgtatgtatatttcagtcagcgcaataatgttgcattgcaacaatgtatctttgaACTATCAGCACAAagtgctgaagtgttataacctgcatgtggcaaagggCCAGAAACTCTTGGACTTAAAAAAGCAGGTTTAATATATGAAACATTCAGAAGTGTGCGGTACATACCATTGGTAGAAGAGTCTTCGATTTCTGCTACTGGTGCCACTGAAGTATTCTGAATAGGAGAGGTCTCCTTTTCAGTTCTATCCTCAACTTCtgaattaaaaatgaaatatttatgaatataaaaatacataaaaaaatatataaaagtacaGTAGATTTTTGTATCTGTTTGCATTTTGATGTGATTGATCCGATTTCGAATTAGATCAAATTTAAGTTTTACTCACAACGGCTTATCTTGTAAATCAATacggttttggtttggtttaaatttgtttaatataaagcCCTGTTTTCGAAGGAATTCCCGGAGCAAAAACAACAACCTATTGCCAGTAATTAACTACCAATTGCCCCATGAGTGCGTCAAACTTGTGTCCATGACATTTAGAGATGGTGATAGAATAATAGACAACGTAGACCCACTATGTATTGATTTAATTCATCAATATACAGAACTTTCTGATgcatatataataatatgtttCAGAAATATAAAACTTCATACTTTAACCTAAATGAACATTACCTGTTATAAAATCTCTGtagattttcttttttctctctctcctcTGAGATATGTCATCCTCTTCTTCCTCTGTCTCTATCGATGTTGTTATGTTGACATCCTCACACTCTTGCCAGTTAtctatcaaaacaataaaaaaatagcTTTCAGCCAATTTTTTCACTAATTATAAAagacatttataaatatatatgaaatagaCATTCGATTCAAATTGCCATGACTTGTTTTAGTGTTTTACATTATATTCAAaacagttacaggtaaatgagattacatgtatacatgtccTTGTCTCATAAATAAGTCAATGAATAATGATATCACATCAATATCCAATGCATGCagtttttgaaatgaaaagatATATACTACCCTTTCCCAAATGAAGACATAAAATCTGCTCACTGCAAAATATAATTGTCTAAAATTTGGCAACATATCGAAATACAACATTCTTGTGTTCAAGCTGATATGGAACCTGTCACCTAATTTAACAGTTTCAATAAATATATGGAGACATACTTTTCCCTCGCTATATTGTATGAGATAAACACATACCTGATCTCAACTTTTCCTTGATAAGTGGGAACTTCAACCATTTCCCTTTGCCATCATCTGGATGTTGACCAGCCTTCAACGCCTTAAATGCATTTGATGTTTTTGGCCACTTTACTTGCCCATCTTGTATCCATGACGATGGAACTACTCCTTCCTCTTGCTGTTTGTCTTCTTGCCACACAGCTCTTATCCAAGACATCTGAAGAagtgaaatatgtaaatattaatttattaattataatagATTAACACTATAGACATGCATGCTGTCCAACACTTAGTTTAGGTATTgatagatatcatatatatgatcaaaacaaaacaaaatatttcaaaaattaacctattattgaatttaacataataaatcagcattgtgtatgtatattagTAAAAAACTCTGGAACTATCATTAATTTTACTTAAATGATTTAATCCATGCACTGTATGTCATTatgaacatttaaaaattaaaatgatcaAAATGTATAATACACTCTTGAATCATGCTTGATTTCATATTTACCAATCTATTCTAACATGTGGACTTTTCCATGCCATGTAAGAGGGGTAGAAGGACATATCCTCTCTTGTAAGCCAAGCACACTACTTTCCTGGAGACTTCATCAAATTCAAGTAGTCTTCTTTGCTTCCGTATTGTTTGAAAATTTTTCAAATAGGCAATGTTCAATAATTTGGAATTACATGGCTCTGTAAAGAAATTGTCAAGGTGGTTTTGATGGATTACATCGCAAAGAATTCTTCCCTGCTCCCGCTTTTCTACCACAAAGGCGAAGTTATCATTCTTGAGAAGGATGCATCCATTCTTTTTGTTGCATGATAAGAAAGATACAGCAGAGTAATATCTGTGTTGTTGTTTGACGCAATCACGCTCAGCAAGCCATTTTACCACTTGGCCAATTGGGTTTTTGGAATTCTGTACCAGTCGTTTTATGGATTGGAGGTGATTTTCAAATGGGAAAGATGATATCTCGTTAAGAGAACACTTCATATTACGAACATCATCAGGGAGATGTTTCAAACAgtgtacattatacacaacaaaatattggCAGAAGACGTTCTCGCAGTTGTCAACAAAATGGTTCAAAAGTTGTTGAGCGTAATCCAAATACAACTGACGTTTGGCGTCATTGCTGTCTAACAGTATTGATATTGCGACTGTAAGACACAAAAAATTTTTGTATGTGGAGTCATTGAGCACTGTTCTCAGAACAACAGGTCCTGTATATAGCAAAAACTGTCTGAACTCGGTAGCTTTCCATCTTTCCAACTCATCAAGTGTTCTTGGCTGACGTGCAAATTCTGAGGGTAGCTTCCCAGACATACCTACTAATGCTGTTGAAATATCAGTTTTTGCTGTGAAAGCCTACATTCATTTGGTCCTTTTTTCAAGAAGAACAAAATTCTCTTTGTAACCCCGAGACACACCAAATGCATGTAATCCAAACAGAATTCTTGAACACAATTAATGGTAGAGTTTTTAAGTGGAGAAATTCCAGTTTGATGTCCTGGACTGTAAAGCATCCTTGAAAATTCTTCACCGGTCCACTGAGGAAATGAACCACGAAAAATTATTCTCTTTTCAACACGTGTACCAGTTGCAATACAGCGTTCACAAGATTCATAGCCACTGTGACCTTTTATGCATTTTAAGAATGATCTAGCCGGAGCATCACAGATAAATGCCTTGATCTTGATTTTGATTCTGTTTTCCTTGAAAATAATACCATTTTCATGGATATCATCATATTCCAGAAGAAAATCACGGAGAAAGTCATCAACAGAATTAGGTTTTCTCTCCCTGTAATAAAGAGCTAAAAGAAATGgttcaaatttttgaaatttaagaaGAATAGGCCAAAATTGTGTTCCAGATGACTTGAACAGTGGTATGCCATCAATGTTTACCAGAAGGTCAATATCTTTACCGAAATCCAAGTTGTCTTTTCCATCAAGAAAGTGACGAGAGATGCTTTAATTCCAAAATAAGCAAAACTTCCACCACATCTGGCTTCTGTTGGAACTTCAATCGGCGTCTGCAGTAAAGTCCTAGAATCTTTGGGAAGATCGTGTCCCCTCTGCCGAAGAATATCCAGTAACTTGTCAGCTCCTGCTCTCCTGACATGATTTTCTGTTAGCCAGGCAGCTAACTCTCTTTTAAATGATGGATGGGCGACCTCTTCAGCATCAACCAGTTCAAAATCTGATTGGTCTGAACTAGAGATATCACTGTGATGACTAAATTCAGAGTCTTCAGAGTAACTCTCCTCATATCTAGGTGTTGTCTCATTTCCCGTTTCTGTATGATTATTTTCTAACTCATCTGAAAACGTACTGGTGTGTTCTGTATTTTCATCTTCATTTCCATCATTTTCATCACTGCTGCTCTCCAATGCAAAAGACGTAGCAGCTGAATCTATTTTTCTCCAATTTTTTATGTACGACATTTGGATCCCATGCAGTACctaaaaaacaaatgttaacaTGTTTAATTCATCATAACACATGCTCATGCAAGTCTTATGCAAGCTAATGTTCTAAGGCAAGACCACATGTAATGGAATTGAATCAATATTTTGCTGATCGATATTGAACTCTTTATTTGCCTCATTCgatttcaatattaaaaaaaaatcgagaTGActgttttttctttaattaaaaaattacaaaaaatttaaatgtttgtgACCTAGCAGAGTAGCCTAGCTTTTAAGGCTTTTTCAAACCGATATCTAGCTATATAGATCATATAATCAATATCAAGTGAGAATTTTAGTATGATATTAATTTCGagaaataattgaaaacataccatacaaacatatatatatcagtaataaaattagaaaattacGATTTCTACAGGATTTTGTATATTGAATgcaaaaatgtatatgataaaaATTCAATACAGAAATTAAATGTTGAAGATAATTAGCAAATGATGTTGTACTGTATGGTTACATATACTAAATTATCATGTTCATAAATTTTGACAGCATTAGGTTATCTAATTCTTGCAAAAGAAGGAATTAATTCAGATACATAAAACGTATGAAACTCATGCAATATCCTAACAAGAGAGGGAAACCGCAATAAGATCAGGACTCTAGAACAGATCTagacctacatatatatagcatCCAAACTCCAGACGGGCACTCTTTAATCATATGAACGATATCTAACCTGGCCACCAGCGTTCAGTCCAGTATTGTTACACCATAATCTGTTTTTATACATGTCAATTTATTATACCCGAATCATGCCTCGCAGGTAATTATGTTAAGAGAATTAAATAACAAAGGATGAGGTTTTCACTGGTATGGGTAAAAGCCGAAAAGTGTCGAAAAGTACTGTAATAGCCGAAAAGGACTTGAAAAGTGTCGAAAAGGAACACTAATCGTTGTGAAgttggtatatatttatgtttagtgACATATTCTACTTTTTAAGTCCTTTTCGGCTATTACGGTACTTTTCGACACTTTTCGGCTTTTACTCCAACCCGGTTTTCACTCAAATCATGCACAGATCTATGGGTATGTCTAGTCTAGATctcatatttaaataaaaacagcCAGAAATAACCTACGTGTGGAATGAGCTCCAACCAAGAGAGACAACTACCCCGACTTTCACAAATAAGATCAGGATAATATAGAATGTCTAGTTATTAGAGGCCAGACAATTAATTACACATGCCCCTGTGAATAATGCATTGAATATGTCACTGTACAGATGGACGAGAAACTCGCATTACCTCACATCTGTAATGGCTACATTCGTTACAAATATGTCgcaaataaataacaaatacttATAGATTATATTCATACCGATGATGGAAACAGTTATACATATACGTCTCTAGTACACGGAGgtttaattatgtacatgtgtgcGATATCGATGCAACCCTTGTCGGTGTAAGTGTTAGGCCTAAGTATACGTACTACGGTAAACATtgcaaaataatatatatcgaAATACCAACGTGAAATCGtagtgatatataaaatattaaaatgcaTGTGTAGTTACTTTCGAGATGTAGGTGTCTGCTATATTTTGAATCGTGACCATTCAACCATACATTGTCTTTGTGTACATGTGTGCAAGAGACTCGGTCCGAATTGAACTGTAAATACATTCATAAAATGACCGACTGTAGGCCTACAGAAAATAAAGTTAAGAAAAACAACTTACCTTTCGGGTAGATCTATATTTCACACAACACAAAAGAAGTTGACTTGATGACTGGTGAATAAAATGCAGGATGATTGATCATATGAATTGTAGGCGTTGATTCTGTTCGATTTGGCGGTTTTTCAAAATGACCGGAAGTGACCACGaccgtgattttttttctgttctttttttttctaaatacaaTTTTCGTGAAAACATCTTGAAGAATAAGACATAatagtaaaataatatttaaaaaaagatcaTTTGTGGATAAAACACATGAAATATCAAgagttttaatttttgtatcAATTCAGCGCCCTCTAACGGGAAAGGATTCAAGGGAGGTAACAACAAGAATTAAACTCGGGCGAATGGAACAAATACAATTATTGGcatttgacaatattttatgcCAAATGAAAGAATGCTGCTATTGGTAAATTGAATCTATTTGATAATTTAGTCACGCAATCactatatttgaataaaaatttgTTGTAAATGCATGTAATTGTACATTTCTTTCCACTACACGAAGAAATAATTACACATGGTCCATCTTCTAACAAATTGATAACAACACATTTAAATTATCATTCCAATTCCTTGAAATCATGTCTGAATACAATATTCATGTTTTCAatacatgaacatttttttgGTTATAATTTGACGTAAATTTGACGTAAATGTCTGTCGTCAATATGACGTCTGTAAATTTACGTCATATTTACGTCAAATACTGGTCAATGACGTCCTGACCTGAATTTGACGTAAATCTGACGTAAAAATGACGTCAAATGCCTGCTGGgtaaggacgggcagacatttttcttttttgttatgcgtggatacaaccaagccgccgctgctataaaaagaacgtgcttcgtcacactcacatttgtgtcctaggctcggttataaccggaacaaggacgttaagccccatcaatcaatcaatcaacaCTCACATTAACTCTAACCTCAGGTGTTcacggtgacacacctgtatcacctagactacactatatctgtacaccacgtgacctacaactgcattcgcgaacgacaccaaacagaagcacttacctgtaacctgagcagaaagatggtcagtgtctctcaattatctttcaaatcttgttgGAAATAAAGTCTCCAAATAAAAGCTGgaaaatgcataacgaattgatcccaaatactctatccatcttctcacgtgtttttcgtgggtgcagccattttcataacacgtaaacagtccgaggagttccgatttttACTCGCATCTACACTAGCACTCCTCGGATGTATTCCTATTGTCTACACTAAACTAGGGCTGTTGTTTTAATTGCGTTATGACACGTGCATAAATAATACGAAGACACGGAAAAAAtttcgatggaaactatggatataatactgtaacagttgtaaagttgttcttgctgcatatcccactggaaagactcaggtaggaatttacgcatatttactctgtttataatttcattatagatctaatttacaaaattaaaaaaaaaaacattgaaaattaatGTCGTCAAAAGTGTGTGGTGATCACGggtacttggggtaagaaattacatttgtatacatatactatatagtaatacgaggctatatagtatatatacaaatgtaatttcttaCCCAAAGTACCTGTGGTGGTGATCAGTAAAATAATTCATTACGTCATCTATTTGTGTTGTTACTCAACGACAACTTGACGGGGGcgttttgaaaggactgatcaacgcaattaaAGTGTTTTTATGCTATCATCGGAGAATCTGTGTATAAATCGCTTACGTCAAGCGAGTGTTAAAAAAATCGTCAAAAAATGTCTaataatatttcagaaatagaTCTACAGCACATTTATTTATCATAGATTTAATTGGAATCATCgacaagtttcaatgaggtgaatacaaaggttcgttttgattggtcaaaaacttatattttcactgcaattCTTTATTTagtagtttgataaatttctatatttcactggcaaaaatgcaataaaaatatatatttcatagtACACTTGCAATAAGCGAGACAGTAAAATAATTTCTTCATGTGTAttaatgaattttgaatttctgtaaaaaatctgaaaaaataaaaaaaaagctcTGTTTGCAGTAGTAAATTTGTACAAGAAGATGATATGTTTCTATGGAGGTACGGTCATAAAATtattacaacacagagcaacatgttt contains these protein-coding regions:
- the LOC117318898 gene encoding uncharacterized protein LOC117318898 — translated: MSYIKNWRKIDSAATSFALESSSDENDGNEDENTEHTSTFSDELENNHTETGNETTPRYEESYSEDSEFSHHSDISSSDQSDFELVDAEEVAHPSFKRELAAWLTENHVRRAGADKLLDILRQRGHDLPKDSRTLLQTPIEVPTEARCGGSFAYFGIKASLVTFLMEKTTWISMSWIRAVWQEDKQQEEGVVPSSWIQDGQVKWPKTSNAFKALKAGQHPDDGKGKWLKFPLIKEKLRSDNWQECEDVNITTSIETEEEEDDISQRRERKKKIYRDFITEVEDRTEKETSPIQNTSVAPVAEIEDSSTNEERVCFPQPPQKFQQKATSSSRERSRSLERSISQDTSRSRERSLARERSHARERSLARERSMARERSQARERLQARERSQARERSQARERSGSKSRFCHRRDRSWSRSESFSPRRQSRVPSPTGWSTRVSRPQSRLPTRSRSRSRSSSRSKLHHRQRPGSSMSTLSAADLSWHIPIPSSTPVQPQRFRAERPTSLSSSNRMDDAEKTDRTAPKLKKDDLSKLAFPLSEKRFQRKMFFLLIDIREDSTH